The Pseudokineococcus lusitanus genomic interval CAGCTGCGGGTGGCGCGCCTGCACCTCGGCCCACGTCTGGTCGTTGCCGCGGCGGTCGAGCTCGGCGCCGTCGGGGTTCATCTTGGGGATGGCGACGAGGGTCAGCTCGTCCCGCCAGCGCTGCGCCTTCGGCGTCGTGCTCGTGCCCATCCACTCGACGAGGTCGACGAGCGCGTCCGTGCCGACCTTCTCGTTGCCGTGGATCTCGCTCGTCATGAGGACGACCTTCTCGCCGGTGCCGACGCGGGCCGACCAGATCTCGCGGCCGCGGTTGCTGCGGCCGACCTGCTCGACGTCGACGGCGCCCCCGCTCACCTCCTCGATCCGGTCGAGCTCGACGGCGAGCTCGCGGTGGTCGGTGAACTCGTTGATGGGCAGCTTGCGCGGGGTGTCGCTGCAGGTGGGGGCCGCGGCGGCGAAGGCGGCGTCGGACGGCTGCGCCGCGGCGAGCGACGACGACCACGCGGGCGGGGCGTCGGCCGACGCGGACGGCGGGGCGGCCGAGCCCGGGAGGGTCGTGACGGCGAGGAGGGCGGCGGTGCCGAGGCCGACGGCGACGGTGGACCGGGTGGTACGGGCGCGGAGGCGCACGGGTGCTCCAGGGGTGGCGTGAAGGGGAGGCGAGGGCTGGAGCAGCTGCGAAGGGGGCGGGTGGCCCCCGGACCGGGTGGGTGATGTGTACCGATGGTCCGGTTTCGGTGTCAACGGCATCTGACAGGTCGAGACCAGAAGTCGGCCGACGGCGACGTCCCGCGCCCGGCCCGGGGAGCGTGTGCGCCCAGGACGCGGTGCACCGCGACCTGGGCGCACACGCTCCGGGGCCGGCCTCTCAGCGGCGGCGCGCCCGCTGCCTCAGGAGCACGCGCGCCCGCAGCGCGACGACGACGAGGGCGAGCAGCCCCACGACCGTGAGGGCGCCGGTGACGGCGGCGGGGAGGCCGTCGTCCTCCGCGGCCGCGGCGTCGTCCCCGCCGAGGGTCTGGCGGACCTCCTCGGCGACGACCTGCTCCGGCGTCGTCGTGGGCGCCGGCGCCGTCGTCGGCTCCGGCGCCTCGGGCGCGGCGAGGACCTGCTCGGCGACGAGGGCGGCCACGTCCTGGATGTAGGGGTCGGCCGCCGCCGTGGGGGAGCGGCCGTCCTCCGTCTCGGTGAGGACGACGAGCGCCGTCTCGCGGCCCGGGTCGAGCAGGTAGCCGCCGGCGTGGCTCACGCGCGAGGTGTCGCCCGTCTTCGTCGCCGTCTGGACGTCGTCCTCGACCTCCTCGGCGATCTTCGTGTCGAGCTCCTGCTGACGCATCCACCCGAGCAGGCGCCCGCGCGAGGCGGGCGCCAGGACGTCGTCGTCGTGGACGGCGCGGAGCAGCTCGAGCGTGCTGGCCGCGTCGAGGTCGTTGCTCTCGTCCTTGGGCCCGTCGGAGAAGAAGAGACGGCCCATGTGGGTCGGCTCGAGGCCGAGGTCCTCGACGAGGCGGTCGACCTCCTCGAGCCCCACCTCCTCGGCAAGGACGTTGCTCGCCGTGTTGTCGCTGACGGTGATGGCGAGCCCGCAGAGCTCGCCGATCGTCGCCTCGTACGGCGAGGAGTACCCGGCGAGGACGCCGGTGCCGGGCACGTCGTCGGAGTTCGTCACCTCGACCGTGTCGTCGAGGGCGAGGTCGCCGCGGTCGACGGCGCGCAGCACCGCGACGACGAGCGCCACCTTGATGAGGCTCGCGGAGGAGTAGGACTCGGTGGAGCCGAGCACGACCGGGCCGTCGGTGAGCGTCGCGCCGCCGAGCGACTGCACGCCGACGGAGAGGCGGACGTCGTCGTCGGCCGCCTCGTCGACGACCTCCTGCAGCGCGGCCACGTCGAGCCGGCCGGCGCCGGGGACCGGCGTCGGCGCGGGCGCGGAGGTCGCCGTGCTCGTCGGCCCGTCCGTCGGGGCCGTCGTCGACGCGGCGGCCGGTCCGACCGGCCCGAGGAGCAGCGGGGCGACGACGGCGGCGGCGGCGAGGGCGGCGGGCAGGGCGGGGAGCGGACGCACGCGGCGCATCCTGCCCCGTCCGCGGCGCCGGGTGGCGCCGCCCCGGCCGGTGTGCTGCGACGTGCCGCCGGGCGGCGCGGAACCCCGGGGTCAGCGGCCGACCGGCACCCGCCCGTGCTCGCGCAGCAGCGCGAGGAGGCGGTGGCCGTCGGGCGCCGCGACGACGGGCACGTCGCCCTCGGCGTCGACGGTGGCCCGCGCCCCGCGCTCGACCTGGCGGATCGCGACGGCGGCGACGGCGCCGGGGTGGTCCCGGGCGAAGGCCCGGTAGACCGCGGGGTCGTGCTCGCCGTCGTCGCCGACGAGCACCCAGCGCACGTCGGGCAGCTCCCGCGCCAGCCGCTCGAGGGCCTTCCGCTTGTGCGCCTGCCCGTCGCGGAACCACCGCTCCGGCGTGACGCCCCAGTCCGTCATGAGGAGCGGCCCGGCGGGGAAGCCCCGGCGGGCCAGGAACCGGACCACCGGGCCGCCCAGCTTCCACGACCCGTTGGACAGGTAGACGACGGGGACGTCGCCGGCCGTGCCGGCCAGCGCGCGCAGCAGGGCGGCGACCCCGGGCACGGGGTGCCGGCTCGCGCTCGAGCCCGAGACGGTGCGCCAGGCGGCGAGCAGCGGCTGCCGCAGCCCGGTGATCCAGACGGTGTCGTCGACGTCGCACACGACGCCGGTCCGTGCGCCCGCCGGCACGGCGTGGACGACGCCGCGGGCGGGCGAGCGGCCCGGCAGCCGCAGCTCCACGGGCAGGCGGCGCGGCGCGTCGGGCGGCAGGTCGAGGGGGACGACCTCGTCGAGCAGCCCCGAGGCGTCGGTGCGGACGGTCGTGCCGCCGTCGGGCGCCCCCGGGAGGTCGACGGCGACCGGGGCGTCCGGCAGGTCGACGGTGAGGAAGCGCCGCCAGCCCGGCAGCCCCACCCGCTGGACGGGGCCGCGGCCCGGGGGTGCGGCCTTGACGCGGCCGAGGACGCGAGCCGCCGTCCGCCCGTCCGCCGCGGGCACGGCGTAGCCGGGGTGGACGAGCGCGGCGGGCCGCCAGCCGACGCGGAGCGCCACCGCGGCGACGGCGTCGCGCAGGGCCGTCTGCGCGCGGTAGGCGGCGGCGACGCCGCGGGGGGCGTCCTGCGGGGTCAGCCGGTCGAGGTCCCTCATCGCGGGCCAGGCTGCCGCACCGGCCCGCCGCCCGCCCGTCACGCCCCCGTGGCCCGCCGGTCACCGGGAGCCGCCGACCCTGCGCCCATGACCTCCTCCGCACCCCGCCCGCCGGTCCGTCGTCGTGCCGTGACGGCGGTCCTCGCCGCCGCGGCCCTCCTCGCGGGGGGCGCCCCGGCGGCGTCGGCGGCGACGACGCCGGAGCCCCGCCGCTCGGCCTCGATGCTCACGATGAACCTCTGCCTCTCCGGCGTCGCCGGCTGCTTCGGCCGCACGCAGTACCCCGCCGTCGTCGCCGAGGCGGTGGCGCGCGTCGAGGAGCACGCGCCGGACGCCGTCACGCTCACCGAGGCCTGCAGCGGCGACGCCGAGGACGTGGCCGCGGCGACGGGCTACGACCTCGCCTTCTCCGTCGTCGTCTACGGCGGGGCGCCGCTGCCGTGCCGCTCGCCGGAGGGCCGCGGGGTCTTCGGGCTCGCCGTCCTGACGCGCGAGGCGCAGGTGCGCGTCGAGGAGGCGCCCTACGCGGCGCAGTCCGGGGCCGAGGAGCGGCGCTGGGCCTGCGCGACGACGGTCGACGACCTCACCGCGTGCGTCACCCACCTCTCCACGGCGGGGACGCCCGCGGCGCGCGCCGCGAACGAGGCGCAGTGCGGCGAGCTGGCCGACGTCGTCGCCGCGCAGGGAACCCGCCGCGCCGTCCTCGTGGCGGGCGACGTCAACCGGCTCGCGCCCTGCACGCCGCCGGGCACGTGGGCCCGCACGGACGCCGCCGCGGCCCAGGCGCCGGGCATCCAGCACGTCTACGGGACACGGGCCGCGCTCGCCGCCGGCCCGGCCGTCGTCCTGCCGATGACGTACACCGACCACGACGGGCTGCTCGTCGGGGCGCGCCGCCGGGGCTGACCCGGCGGTCCGCGGTCAGCGGCTGCTGCCGACCAGGTCGCCGACCGGGCCGCCGACCGAGGCCGTGGCGCGGGCGGCACGGCGGACGGCCTTCGTCGCGTACATGCGCTGGTCGGCGGCGCAGAGGACGTCGGAGGCGTCGTCGCCCGGGCCGGCCGCGACGGCGCCGACGGACAGCCCCAGGACGAGCCCCTCGACGTCGTCGACGAGGGGGTCCGCCGCCGTCGCGAGCCGGGCGGCGAGGCCGTCGAGCTCCTCGGGGGGCAGCTGCTCGCAGAGGACGACGAACTCGTCGCCCCCGAGGCGCGCGACGGTGTCGCCGGAGCGCACGAGGGCCTGCAGCCGCCGCGCGACCGTGCGCAGGACCTCGTCGCCGGTCTCGTGGCCGAGGGTGTCGTTGACCGCCTTGAAGCCGTCGAGGTCGCAGAAGAAGAGGGCGGGCCCGGCGCTCGCGCCCGGCCGCGCGAGCGCCCGGTCGAGGCGGTCGAGGAGGACGCGCCGGTTCACGAGCCCGGTGAGGGTGTCGTAGGTGGCGTGGTGGTCGACCTCGGCGAGGACCTCGAGCAGGCGTCGCCGCTGGGCGCGGAGGACGAGCAGCTGCTCGACCTGGCCGGCGAGGTCGTGGAGCGCGGCCAGCTGGTCGTCGGTGAGACGGCGCGCGACCTGGTCGAGCGCGCAGACGGTCCCGACGGCGAGGCCGTCCGGGTCGTGCACGGGCACGCCCACGTACATGCGCACCGTGTCCTCGCGGCCGTCGACGAGCGGTCCGTCGGCGAGCCGGGCGTCGTCCCGGGCGTCGGGCGTGTGGATCGTCAGGTCCTCGGCGACGACGTGCGCGCACGGCGTGTCGTCGCGGTCCATGCTCACCGGGCCGTCCGCGCCGGCGACGACGTCGAGCCGGTGCTCGCCGACGACGGTGACGTAGGCGGTGGGCGCGCCGGTGATGAAGCGCGCGAGCCGCGTCACGGCCTCGAGGTCGGCGGCGGGCGCCTCCTCGAGCAGGCCGAGGCGGTCCAGCGCGGCCACGCGGGCGTCGTCGTCGAGCGGGCGGGCGGGACGGGTCACGGCTCTCCTCCCGCGGGCGGGGTCGGCAGGGCCCGCCCCGCGCGCTGCTGCACGGGACGGGCGGTGGCGGGGGCGCCGCCGGTCCGTGCATCGGCAGCGCCGCGGCGGCGCCTGAGCGCGGGGGGAGCGGGCCGCCGCGCCGAGGTCATCCGTCCGGCGTACCCGGGGCGGCGGCGTCGCGGGGCAGGATCGCGGGCGTGCACACCGACCTGAGCGAGCCGCAGCTGTGGGAGCACCGCAGCACGCTGGCCGACCCCGACGGCGTCGACGAGTTCTGGGCGCGGACCCTCGCCGAGGCCCGCGCCGTCGGCGGGCCGCTGCGCGCCGAGCCGGTGACGACCGACCTGCGGACGCTCGAGGTCCACGACGTGACCTTCCCCGGCTTCGGGGGCGAGCCGGTCCGGGCGTGGCTGCGGCGACCCGTCGCCGCGCTGCGCGGGGACGCCCCGCTGCCTGTCGTCGTCGAGTACGTCGGCTACGGCGGCGGCCGCGGCGAGCCCGAGGAGCGGCTCCTGTGGGCGTCGGCCGGCTTCGCGCACCTGCTCGTGGACACCCGCGGCCAGGGCTCCGGCTGGAGCCGCGGTGACACCCCCGACAGCGGGCCCGCCGGGCCGCAGGTGCCGGGCGTCATGACGCGCGGCGTCACGTCGCCCGAGACGTCGTACTACCGGCGCTTCCTCACCGACGCCGCCCGCGCCGTCGACGCCGCCCGGGCGCTGCCGTCCGTCGGCGTCGACGTCGACCCGTCGCGCGTCGCCGTGATGGGGACCAGCCAGGGCGGGGCGGCGGCGCTCGCGGCGGGGGCGCTCGTGCCCGACGTCGCGGCCGTCGTCGCGCAGGTGCCCTTCCTCTGCGACGTCCCGCGGGCGCTCGCGATCACCGACGCGGACCCCTTCCACGAGGTCACGCGGTACCTGGCCCGCCACCGCTCCCACGTCGACGCGGTGCTGCGCACGCTGGCCCACGTGGACGGCGTCGTCATGGCCCGCCGCGGCCGCGCGCCGGCCCGCTTCTCGGCGGCGCTCATGGACGCGATCTGCCCGCCCTCGACCGTCTTCGGCGCCTTCCACGCCTACGCGGGGCCGAAGGAGATCGTCGTGTGGCCCTACAACGGCCACGAGGGCGGCGAGACGGAGGACGAGCGCGGGGCGCTCGCCTTCCTGCGCCACCACCTGCGCCACCCCTGACGCCCCGTCCCCTCTCGCACGTGTGGCCATGTGGCGCCCTCCGGAGGTCCGGGGGCGCCCACATGGCCGCACGTCGCGGTGGGGGGCGGGGTCAGCGGCCCCCGGCGAGCAGCGCCGCGAAGTCGGGCGCCGCGTCGTAGGGGTCGACCGTCCGGCGCGGGGCCCGCGCCGCCACGAGGTCGGCCAGCTCGGCGCCCGCGCGGTCGGCCCGCGCCGCCAGCGGGTCCCCGCCGCCGCCGGCCCAGTCCTCCGGCGCCGCGAAGACGCCGGTCGGCACGACGAGCGCGCCGAGGTGGGAGAACAGCGGGCGCAGGGCGTGGTCGACGACGAGCGAGTGCCGCTGCGTCCCCGCCGTGGCGCCGAGGAGCACCGGCACCCCGCGCAGCGAGTCCCGGTCGACGACGTCGACGAAGGTCTTGAAGAGGCCGCTGTACGACGCCGCGAAGACCGGCGAGACGGCGACGAGCGCGTCGGCGCCCTGCACCGTCTCGAGCGCCCGGCGCAGGGCGGGCGTCGTCGCGCCGGCGACGAGGTGGTCGGCGAGGTCACGGGCGACGTCCCGGACCTCGACCACCTCGACCGTCGTCGAGAGGCCCCGGGCCTCGAGGAGCCGCGCGGCCGCGGCCGACAGCCGGTCCGCCAGCAGGCGGGTCGACGACGGCTGCCCCAGCCCGGCCGACAGGACCGCGAGGGTGCGCGTCGCCATCAGGCCACCGCCCCGGCGGTCGCGTCGGTCGTCGTGCTCGCGCCGGCCGCGCGGGCCCGCGCCGCCGCCACCCGGCTCGCGTGGGTCGGCGCCTCCGGCACGTGCGCCGGCCGCATCGCGTCGAGCTCCCGGCGCAGCGTCGGCAGGACCTCGGAGCCGAGCAGCTCCATCTGCTCCAGCACGACCGGCAGGGGCAGCCCCGCGTGGTCGATGAGGAACAGCTGGCGCTGGTAGTCGCCGAAGTGCTCGCGGAAGGTCAGCGTCTTGTCGATGACCTCCTGCGGGCTGCCCACGGTGAGCGGGGTGCCCTCGGTGAACTCCTCGAGCGACGGCCCGTGGCCGTAGACGGGGGCGTTGTCGAAGTACGGCCGGAACTCGCGGACGGCGTCCTGGCTGTTCTTGCGGACGAACACCTGCCCGCCGAGACCGACGACCGCCTGGTCCGCGCTCCCGTGGCCGTAGTGCTCGTAGCGGCGCCGGTAGAAGTCGACCAGCCGGACGAAGTGCTCCTTCGGCCAGAAGATGTGGTTCGCGAAGAAGCCGTCGCCGTAGTACGCCGCCTGCTCCGCGATCTCGGGGCTGCGGATGGAGCCGTGCCACACGAAGGGCGGGACGTCGTCGAGCGGGCGCGGCGTCGAGGTGAAGGACTGCAGGGGCGTCCGGAAGCGGCCCTCCCAGTCGACCGTGTGCTCGGTCCACAGCCGGCGCAGCAGCGCGTAGTTCTCCACGGCCAGCGCGATGCCGTCGCGGATGTCCTTGCCGAACCAGGGGTAGACCGGGCCGGTGTTCCCGCGGCCCATCATGAGGTCCACCCGGCCCTCGGCGAGGTGCTGCAGCATCGCGTAGTCCTCGGCGATCTTCACCGGGTCGTTCGTCGTGATGAGCGTCGTCGACGTCGAGAGCAGCAGCCGCTCCGTCTGCGCCGCGACGAACCCGAGCATCGTCGTCGGCGAGCTGGGCACGAAGGGCTCGTTGTGGTGCTCCCCCGTCGCGAAGACGTCGAAGCCCACCTCCTCGGCCTTCTTCGCGATGGCGACCATGGCCGTGATGCGCTCGTGCTCCGTGGGCGTGCGCCCCGTCGTCGGGTCGGCCGTGACGTCGCCGACCGTGAAGACCCCGAACTGCATGGTCGCCTCCCGGCTAGATGTTCCAACGTTCAACTGTCGGTGGGCACAACGGTACGACCCGCCCGCGTGTTCCCCGCCCCCCGGGAGCCACGCACCACTCGTCCGGGCGGCGAGGACGTGACACACCCGACACGCACGAGCAACCCGCCCGACTCGCGGCACCGCTTGGGTCCGGCCATGACCACCCCCGTCCCCGAGCCGGTCGCCGTGGGCGACGCCGAGCTCGACACCCTCATCCGCACGCGGCTGGCGCTCGTCGGCGTCGACCTGACCCAGCTGCCCACCGAGCCCGACCCCGCGACGGGCTCGCCGACGCAGGCGCAGGCGTACGCCTCGCTGCGCACCTTCCTCGCCGGGCCGCTCGTCGACGGCGTCCGGCAGGGCGGCGCCCTCCAGGCCCTCGCGCGCTGGACGCCGCCCGCCCCCTCGCCGGAGCTGGCCCAGCAGGAGGCGGCGCCCTCCCTCTACCCGTCGATCACGGCGGCGTGGACCGAGCAGTGGCCGGTGCGGCGATGAGCGCCGGGGCGGGGCGCGGCGACCACCTCACCTCCGTGCCGCCGGAGGAGGTCGGCGACGTCCCCGGGACGACGCCGGCCGAGGAGCAGCGCCGCGGGCTGGCGCGACGCAGCTTCCTGGCCCGGTCGGCCGCCGTGGCGGCGATGAGCGCCGGGGCCGCGGCGGTGGCCGCCCAGCCCGCGGCGGCGGCCCCGGCGTCCGGCCTGCGGGTCCCGCGCGGCGCGGCCCCGACCGCCGTCGAGGACCCGACGACGCTGACGCTCGTCGAGGCGGCGCTGGCGATGGCCGCCGGGACGCTGTCCGCCGTCGAGCTCGTGCAGGCGCACCTCGAGCGCGTCGAGCGCCTCGAGGGCACCTACCGCGCCCACAACGCGCTCCTCGTCGAGGAGGCGCTCGTCGCGGCCCGCCGGGCGGACCGGCGGCGGCGCTCGAACCCCTACGGCGGGCTGCCGATCACCCTGAAGGACAACCTCTTCACCGCGGGCGTGCCCACGACGGCCAACTCGACGATCTTCGCCGACTTCGTCCCGCCGTACGACAGCACCGTCGGCGCCCGCCTCGTGGCGGCGGGCGGCGTCGTCGTCGGCAAGGGGCAGATGGGCCCGCTGGCGACGACGCGCGCCACGACCCCGGCCGGCGTCGTGACGACCGTCAACGCGTGGACGCCCGCGGACCCGTCGGTGAGCCCGGGCGGCTCGTCGAGCGGCCCCGCCACGGCCGTCGCCGGGCGGCTCGCGCTCGCGTCGCTCGGCACGCAGACGGGCGGGAGCATCACGGCCCCGGCGAATGCCCAGGGCCTCACGGGCCTCAAGCCGACGATGGGGCGGACGTCGATCCGCGGCATCATCCCGTTGTCCTTCACGCGCGACCACGTCGGCCCGCTGGCCAAGGACGCGCTCGACGCCGCCGTGGTGCTCCAGGCCATGGCGGGGCCGGACGACGGCGACGCCCGGACGCTCGGGCTGCCGGCCGTGCCCGACCTCGTGCGCGCCGCGACGCCGGTCACCTCGGGGCGACGGGCCGCGCTGCGGCGGCGGACGCGCGTCGGCGTGCCCCCGGACTTCCTCGCCGTCACGGGCGACGAGCTCGCCGCCCGGCAGGCGCTGCTGACGACGCTGCGGGGCGTCCGCGGGCTCACGCTCGTCGACGTCACGTACCCGGAGGACTGGGACCTGCAGTCCGGCACCTTCAACGTCGTCCGGCTGCCCGAGCGGACGGAGCCCTTCCGCCCGTGGCTCCAGCAGGACCTCACGCTCTTCGGCGTCTCGGTGCTCAGCTGGCTGCAGGGCCTCCTGATGTCCGGCGACGAGTGGGTCACCGGGCAGCGCGCCAAGCACCACTTCCTCGCGGAGGTGCTCGGCGACCTGCTGGGCCGGCAGTGCGACGTCGTGCTCCAGACGAGCCCCGTGCCGTTCGACGTCGTCGGCCTGCCGGAGATCGCCTTCCCCATCGGCCTCGGCAGCCCGCGCCCGGACGGCACGACGCTGCCGCTGGGCACGATCCTCGGCGGTGCGCCGTACGAGGAGGACCGCCTGCTCGAGGTCGTGGCCGCCTACCAGTCGGTGACCGACTGGCACCGGCGGCGGCCCGCGGACCCGGTGGTGCCCGCGGCGGGGGCGCGCTCGCTCACGGCGACCGCCGCGCCCGAGGTGCGTCTCGACGCCATCGCGGCGGCGGAGCAGACGCAGTAGCCGGCCGCCCGGTCGTCGCCCGCCGGCAGCGGCCGGTCCGCCTCACCCGGCGGGCGGCGGTCGGAGGGCGGAGACGAGGCGGGGCCCCGGCTCGACGACGTGGGGGACCGCCCGCAGGTGCTCCGCGCCGACGACGACGCCGGCGGCCGCGGCCAGGTCGGCCAGCTCCTCGTAGGCGGCGAGGTCCTCGGGGCCCGGGTGCTCGAGGTCGACCTCCGGGAGCGCCGTGGGGAGGGCCGTGGCGAGGACGTCCTCCTCCCGCAGGTGCTCCCAGACGTCGAGCGGAGCGGCAGCGCCGCCGACGGAGCGCAGGCCTATCGTCCAGCCCCGGTCGTCGCGCAGCAGCACCCGGCTCCCGCCGGCGAGCCCGACCTCCAGCCGCAGCCCGAAGGACGCGTCGGGCCGGCGGCGGCCCTCACGACGCCGTCGCCACGTCGCGTCGTCCACCTCGACGGTGACGACGAGACGGACGACGTCGCCCGTCGGGACCGGTACCGCGTCCGGCACGGCGTCAGCCCGGCAGCACCTGGTCGAGCGCGGCGCGGTCCTCGGGCGTCATCGACCACGCACCGGCGGCGGCGTTGGCCGCGACCTGCTCCGGGCGCGTCGCGCCCGCGATGACGGACGACACCTCGGGACGGGCGAGCAGCGCCGCGAACGCCACGTCGAGCGACGAGCGGCCGCGGTCGGCGGCGAAGCCGGCGACGGCCTCGGCCACGTCGTACGCCTCGTCGGTCAGCCACGACGGACCGGCGTCACCGGCCAGGCGCGAGCCCTCGGGAGCCTGCTCGCCGCGGCGGTACTTGCCCGTCAGCAGGCCGCTGGCGAGGGGGAAGTACGGGAGGAAGCCGACGCCGTGGGCCGCGCAGGCCGGCAGGAGCTCCGCCTCCGCGCCGCGGCGCAGCAGGGAGTACTCCGACTGCTCGGAGACGAAGGGCGTGAGGTGCTCGGTCCGCGCCACCCAGGCGGCGTCCGCCACCTGCCAGGCCGGGAGGTTCGACGTGCCGAGGTAGCGCACCTTCCCCTCGACGACGAGCTCGTGCATCGCCGTCAGCGTCTCCTCGAGCGGGGTGACGCCGTCGGGGCGGTGGTACTGCAGGAGGTCGACGTGGTCGGTGCGCAGCCGGCGCAGCGACCCCTCGACCGCCCGGCGCAGGTACCGCCGCGAGCCGCGGGCGCCGAAGTCGTCGCCGTAGGCCCCCTGCATGTCCATGCCGAACTTCGTCGCGAGGACGACCTCGTCCCGCCGGCCCTCCAGCGCGACGCCGAGGGCCTCCTCGGAGGCGCCCCGCCCGCCGTAGATGTCGGCCGTGTCGAAGAAGGTGATGCCGTGCTCGAGGCACGCGTCGACCACCGCCGTCGTCGCGGCCTGGTCGAGCCGGCCGCCGAAGTTGTTGCAGCCGAGCCCGACCGCCGACACGCGCAGCCCGCTGCGCCCGAGGTTCCGCATCTCCACGTCCCGACGGTAGGTCGGCGTGCGCGGGCCCGCCCGGCGGCGGGAGCCGCCGTGCCCGGGCCGCGCGGGGGCGGCCCGGGCGGTCGGCGTCAGCCGCAGACCGCGTCGCGCTCGAGCTCGACCCGGACCTCGCCCTCGGCCAGGCCCGACTCGCGCTGCGCGGCGGCGCCGACGGCCCAGTCGGCCTCGGCCACGTCGTCCTCGGGCCCGGCGACGCCGCAGTCGACGGAGAGGTCGTAGACGGCCTCCTCGGTGTACGTGCCCTGCAGGTCGGCGACGAGCGCGCGGACCTGGTCCTCGGTGAGGACCTCCTGGACGTCGACGTCGAGGTCCACGTCGAGGACGCCGTCGTCCTCGTCGCGCTCCTCGCGGGCCACCGTGTACGCGGGGAGGTCGCCGGCGCCCGCGACGGGGGCCTCGGTGCTCGGGACCGGCGGGGCGGAGGTCGTGGGCGCCGAGGAGGAGGGCGCGGACGACGAGGGCGCGGCGGACGACGGCGCGGCCGACGAGGCGGGCGGCGCGGCGGTGACGGGGCCGCCGACGTCGGGCGTCGCGTCGTCCCCGCCGCAGGCGGCGAGGGCGAGGACCAGGGGGGCGGAGGCGACGAGGGCGAGGACGCGGCGGCTGCTCATGGGCCGACCGTGGCAGCCGGACGGAGCGGGGGCGAGCGGGGGAGCGGGTCTCTCACGGCTCCCTCATCCGCGTCTCACGCGGCTCTCACGTCCCGGCGACGACGCACGCGTGACCTGGTTCAGAACTGGTGCATCCGGCACGGGGGGTGGCGCGGAAGAGGGGGTGCACGTGACCTCCACCCGAGCCCGACGGCGTAGGCGCCGTCGCCGCACCCGCAGGAGCAGCCATGAGCCACACCCCCTCCGCCCGTCGTCGCACCACCCGCGCCCTCGCCGCCGTCGCGGCCGGCGCCCTCGTCCTCGCGCCCGCCGTCCCGGCGTTCGCGAGCTCCGGCACCGCCACGGTGTCCGTGCTCCACGCCGTCCCGGACACGCCGGTCGACGTCTACGCCAACGGGGACGAGCTGATCCCCGACTTCCGGCCGGGCACGCTCACCGACCCGCTCGAGCTCCCCGCGGGGGAGTACGACCTCGCCGTCTACCCGGCGGGCGCCGACATCTCGACCACGGAGCCGGTCATCAGCGCCGACGACGTGTCCGTCCCGGCCGGCGCGAACGTGTCCGTCGCGGCGCACCTCGACGCGGCCGGCAGCCCCGTGCTGACGCCCTTCGTCAACGACACCTCGGCGGTCGACGCCGGGGACGGCCGCCTCACGGTCCGCCACACGGCCGCCGCGCCGGCGGTGGACGTGCTCGCCGACGGCACGGCCGTCGTCGAGGACCTGGAGAACCCCGACGAGGCGTCCCTCGAGACGGCCGCCGGCACGGTCAGCGCCGCGGTGAACCTCGCCGGCACCGACACGACGGCCATCGGGC includes:
- a CDS encoding amidase, whose product is MDRAVAGAAMSAGAGRGDHLTSVPPEEVGDVPGTTPAEEQRRGLARRSFLARSAAVAAMSAGAAAVAAQPAAAAPASGLRVPRGAAPTAVEDPTTLTLVEAALAMAAGTLSAVELVQAHLERVERLEGTYRAHNALLVEEALVAARRADRRRRSNPYGGLPITLKDNLFTAGVPTTANSTIFADFVPPYDSTVGARLVAAGGVVVGKGQMGPLATTRATTPAGVVTTVNAWTPADPSVSPGGSSSGPATAVAGRLALASLGTQTGGSITAPANAQGLTGLKPTMGRTSIRGIIPLSFTRDHVGPLAKDALDAAVVLQAMAGPDDGDARTLGLPAVPDLVRAATPVTSGRRAALRRRTRVGVPPDFLAVTGDELAARQALLTTLRGVRGLTLVDVTYPEDWDLQSGTFNVVRLPERTEPFRPWLQQDLTLFGVSVLSWLQGLLMSGDEWVTGQRAKHHFLAEVLGDLLGRQCDVVLQTSPVPFDVVGLPEIAFPIGLGSPRPDGTTLPLGTILGGAPYEEDRLLEVVAAYQSVTDWHRRRPADPVVPAAGARSLTATAAPEVRLDAIAAAEQTQ
- a CDS encoding aldo/keto reductase; the protein is MRNLGRSGLRVSAVGLGCNNFGGRLDQAATTAVVDACLEHGITFFDTADIYGGRGASEEALGVALEGRRDEVVLATKFGMDMQGAYGDDFGARGSRRYLRRAVEGSLRRLRTDHVDLLQYHRPDGVTPLEETLTAMHELVVEGKVRYLGTSNLPAWQVADAAWVARTEHLTPFVSEQSEYSLLRRGAEAELLPACAAHGVGFLPYFPLASGLLTGKYRRGEQAPEGSRLAGDAGPSWLTDEAYDVAEAVAGFAADRGRSSLDVAFAALLARPEVSSVIAGATRPEQVAANAAAGAWSMTPEDRAALDQVLPG
- a CDS encoding DUF4397 domain-containing protein, producing MSHTPSARRRTTRALAAVAAGALVLAPAVPAFASSGTATVSVLHAVPDTPVDVYANGDELIPDFRPGTLTDPLELPAGEYDLAVYPAGADISTTEPVISADDVSVPAGANVSVAAHLDAAGSPVLTPFVNDTSAVDAGDGRLTVRHTAAAPAVDVLADGTAVVEDLENPDEASLETAAGTVSAAVNLAGTDTTAIGPTDLTIAEGASTVVYAWGSAEAGNLQLAVQTIDDLGSDPSGVPSGLGDDTSGFPLPLALVVGAAAGGAVLLTVRRTRQRA